A DNA window from Theobroma cacao cultivar B97-61/B2 chromosome 5, Criollo_cocoa_genome_V2, whole genome shotgun sequence contains the following coding sequences:
- the LOC18597393 gene encoding inactive glucose-1-phosphate adenylyltransferase small subunit 2, chloroplastic, translated as MSRTSVTMKLQLSSSTPVNIQTKLPILGLGRYHLRYSPKLPSNFQSTSISNSHQTPNPILLHPPVNQSVAAIVFGEGSDSRLYPLTKRRSEGAIPIAANYRLIDAVVSNCINSNINKIYALTQFNSTSLNSHLSRAYSGAGLGKEGFVEVIAAYQSPEDQDWFQGTADAIRRCLWVLEEYPVAEFLVLPGHHLYKMDYQKLIEFHRNRKSDVTIVASNDITVRDQDSGFGLLKINTENQVIQYTLKSDREHINYSVAETLTRFNDTSYNNVPSMGIYLINRATMVNLLNKHFRKANDFESEVIRGAISLGMKVQAYLFEGYWEDMRSIEAFYQANMECIKKSDMGYNFYDRDSPVYTMPRYLPPTIISDAVITDSVIGDGCILNRCKIKGTVIGMRTKVADGAIVEDSVIMGSDIYQIEDGHESGIAVEEKGIGIPIGIGENTQIRKAIVDKNARIGKNVKIINRDNVEEGGREADGYIISGGIMVILRSAEIPDDSIL; from the exons ATGTCACGTACTTCTGTTACGATGAAATTGCAGCTTTCTTCCTCCACCCCTGTAAATATCCAGACGAAGCTCCCTATTCTTGGATTGGGTCGTTATCATCTGCGATATTCACCAAAGCTTCCTTCTAATTTTCAGAGCACGTCCATATCCAACTCGCATCAAACTCCAAATCCTATTTTGCTCCACCCTCCAGTAAACCAG AGTGTTGCAGCAATAGTATTTGGAGAAGGATCAGACTCAAGGCTTTACCCATTGACAAAGAGAAGATCAGAAGGGGCTATTCCCATAGCAGCTAATTACAGACTCATTGATGCAGTTGTGAGCAACTGCATTAACAGCAACATAAATAAGATATATGCTCTCACACAATTCAATTCTACATCTCTCAATTCCCACCTCTCAAGAGCCTATTCTGGAGCAGGTCTTGGGAAAGAAGGGTTTGTCGAAGTGATTGCAGCATATCAGAGCCCTGAAGATCAGGATTGGTTTCAG GGAACTGCCGATGCTATACGAAGGTGTCTGTGGGTCCTAGAAGAGTATCCGGTGGCTGAATTTCTGGTCCTCCCTggccatcatctctacaaaATGGACTACCAAAAGCTGATAGAATTCCACCGGAATAGAAAATCCGATGTAACTATTGTTGCTTCAAATGATATTACCGTGAGAGATCAAGACTCAGGCTTTGGtctactaaaaataaatacagAAAATCAAGTCATACAGTATACTTTGAAGTCAGACAGAGAACACATAAACTATTCAGTA GCAGAAACTTTGACTAGATTCAATGATACCAGTTATAATAATGTTCCAAGTATGGGAATCTACCTCATCAACAGAGCTACAATGGTAAATCTTCTGAATAAACATTTCCGCAAGGCAAATGACTTTGAAAGTGAAGTGATACGGGGTGCAATATCTCTAGGAATGAAG GTTCAGGCATATTTGTTTGAGGGATATTGGGAGGACATGAGGAGCATTGAAGCTTTTTACCAAGCAAACATGGAATGTATAAAGAAATCAGATATGGGATACAA CTTCTATGATAGAGATTCTCCTGTCTACACTATGCCTCGATATTTGCCTCCTACCATTATAAGTGATGCCGTGATAACAGATAGTGTCATTGGAGATGGTTGCATTCTCAAT AGGTGCAAGATCAAAGGAACAGTGATTGGAATGAGGACAAAAGTTGCAGATGGGGCAATCGTAGAAGATTCAGTGATCATGGGTTCTGATATCTATCAG ATTGAAGATGGCCATGAGAGCGGCATTGCCGTTGAGGAGAAGGGAATAGGCATCCCGATAGGAATTGGTGAAAATACTCAAATTAGAAAAGCCATTGTAGATAAGAACGCGAGGATCGGAAA